A segment of the Populus alba chromosome 9, ASM523922v2, whole genome shotgun sequence genome:
TTTGATTTAGTTTAGCTGAGTTAATTGATTATATATGAGATGGAAAACAAGCTGAAGAAACTTGACATTGAAGTAGCTCATGTACAGTTTCTTTCCCCTTTTCAGCTTTATTGATTTCAACAACTCAATTGTCATagggttttaaaaattaagtttattttttttgtcattatgtGGTACAGTGGTTTTGTAACTTGGATCTATGCATTTTTATTTAGGAGTGGAACACATGTGGGGTGGAATGTCAGTTTGGATTTAACCCCAGTAAGAAGCCAGATGCTGGATTTGGCTTACCTCAACAAGGTGGAACAGCTAGTGTGTTAAGGTCGATGGAATCAGCTTCCTACTATGCAGAGAACAATATTGGCCACGCACGACGGTGGGTAAGCACTATCCAAATTTACttgattgaattttgaaaaaacattttgctTTGAGATATAAGAAACTCTAGTGAGTATAAATTATCGTGGCTGTGTTTGTAGTTCCTAAATGGCCTCTTGTAGTTCCTAAATTATGGCCTCTTCTTGTTGTTTGGATTTGAATAGCTCAAGTCTAACATTCAAATTTAGATGTGAAGCTCTCCAATTATGATTTGATATAAACTTGGTCACTTGAAGCACAAGATATAGAGATGTTTGAATACCAAATGttgagtaaattatttttaaacaactcCTCTTAAATACAGAgattgatttcaaaattttgatCCATTAGGGACCAAGATGGTTTTCAGAATGCAATGAATGTTCAGAATTTGagcttttcctttttgtagaatttctttcttctcttgatGATATATAGTAGGACTAGAGGgtacataaaaaatttcaagagatGTTTTTGGTGATGCTCAAATAGTTGGTTATGCAAGATTTTCACTTTTTCTGCATCATTGGACATTGGTCCTACTTTGGCACGTGATGTTGAGATTCATGGTGTGGTGCATGTTATTATTCTAGAAATGAATTGATAATATTTGAACACTTTCTACAATAGAGCATGCTATCTGCAATTTTTATGCTGAAGTTGAAAATAACTGCCTGCCATTCTTCTCAAGTGCATTTCTTTTGATATTCAATTACTCAGatctataatttcttttttcagatGATTAAACTGATGATTTGGTTTTCTTATGAATTAGAAGGGGATATGATGTTGTAATGACAACGAGTCTCTCCTCAGATGTGCCAGTTGGATATTTTTCCTGGGCTGAGTATGATATCATGGCACCAGTGCAACCAAAGACTGAGAAAGCACTTGCAGCTGCTTTCATTTCCAATTGTGGTGCTCGCAACTTCCGCTTGCAAGCACTTGATGGACTTGAAAGGTCGAACATCAACATAGATTCCTATGGTAACTGCCATCGGAACCATGACGGAAGAGGTGAGCATGCCAAAATCCTTTCAATATATGGTGTTTTCCACAGGTTTTATGTTTTCCATTGAACTATTGAGATCACTGTCACATTCCCCTTGAGATGCCATTATGTTTCTATCACAACTTTTGCTTGGAAATAGTGGGATTTCCCAGTTTTTGCTCTTGAATTAGGTTTTTGGCCTGTTTAATTGGCCATTGGAACTACAATTTTGTTCATATCCGATACACAACTTTGTTGTTTGTTGGTAATTTTATAGATTCATTTCGTGATGCAATTGACTTTCATCTTTGGTAAGTCATGCATGATTCTTGTTTTAGATGACGGGTTTCCTCTTTTAAATTTTCACGTGCCTCTTTTAACTCAAATTAAGTCTGTTAAGTGATGGCTGCATTGTGATATGATAGATGATCAGGTATACTCACGCATTTGTTTAGCTAAGCAttatcatttattattgttttaatatatgttatgcAGTGGATAAAGTAAAGACTCTGAAGCGTTACAAATTTAGCTTGGCTTTTGAGAATTCCAATGAGGAGGATTATGTCACAGAAAAATTCTTCCAATCTCTTGTTGCTGGTATGTGAGCTTGCTCTCTCTCAATAAGTGTGGATGTTACAACTGTTGTTGCCAAATACTATCATGTGTCTTTGCTTTTGAGTTTGGAAGttgtttaagaaattttttattgggaTTTGTATAGTGATAATGGATACCGAAACCAACTTTTTTAGGAACCATACCTGTGGTAGTTGGTGCTCCAAATATTCAAGATTTTGCTCCTGCACCTAACTCAATTTTACATATCAAGGAGCTAGAAGATGTTGATTCAATTGCGAAGACTATGAAATACCTTGGAGAAAATCCTGATGCCTACAATCAATCATTAAGGTACAACTTAATCTTATCCAGTAGAATAATGATTTGTTAATTTTCAGTTGATATTGGGTGACGGGAATGTTCTCTAGAGATATTTCTTGTTATTTCCCCATAGTTCCTCATTGAGAGCTGTCCATCAATTAGGTGGAAATACGAGGGCCCATCTGATTCTTTCAAGGCACTGGTAGATATGGCAGCAGTACACTCATCATGCCGTCTTTGCATTCACCTTGCTACTATGATTCGGGAGAAAGAGGAAAATAGCCCAGGGTTTAAGAGGCGTCCCTGCAGATGTACCAAAGGCTTAGAGACCGTGTATCATTTATATgttagagagagaggaagattTGAGATGGAGTCCATTTTCTTGAGGTAAGTTCATCAATCTGATGAGTGTTGTTGTCTTTATTGCGGATCAGTGTATCAATCCGTGAACCTGTTTATGCAAGTTAAACAAAGGCACACAAATGCACATCACTAGTTGAGTCACCATTGCATCTGTCTTGTTGTATGAATTTGGGAATTGAAACCCAGTAAGAAGTGAAAGTGTGATTCgcgtttgatttattttgtgtgTTCCCCTCCTTTTGGCCTCTTGCTTGGTTTAGCATATTTGTGGCAACATGGTCAATGATTTAATCTGGATGCAGAGGCCAGatattcaaattttccttctctttctgtttaatattttagaaaaattaacgAGTCtgcattttataaaacattgaCAAAACCATGTTATGCAGGTCTGGCAATCTAACTGTAAGTGCTCTAGAGGCGGCAGTGCTCAAGAAGTTTAAGTCTTTGAAGCATGTGCCCATCTGGAAGCAGGAAAGACCTGAAAGCATAAGGGGAGGAGACGATTTTAAAGTTTACAGAGTATACCCTGTAGGCATGACACAGAGACAAGCTCTGTACTCTTACAAATTCAACACTGATGATGATTTCAAGAATCACTTGGAAGTCAACCCATGTGCAAAGTTTGAGGTGATATTTGTCTAGGACGATTTCTGAATTCAGACGACTACGATTGCTAATTTTGAGCCTCGTGTTAAAATGTGTGCAAGGGAGTCAAGGTGATTTGTTTGGAGGGTTGCTTCCATCCTTTTCCGTTGGCCTCCTTGTATCTGATGTTTTACATGAGCAATGAAGTGCTATAGCTTGCTGGGAAGTTGGGTTATTTGGGGCAAACCCTTCACTGACCTTGGTGATGCATGGTGAATCATTTGAGATACTCCTCTGGTTTGACATAGCCTTAACTTGACCTTGTCGAAGGTGTCTTTGGTGAGGCATAGCAATCTCAACTCCCAGAAATCTATTTGTAAACGCTGTTTTAGATAGTGTTCTTAGCAATGCACTGTTGTGAGAATTTCTCGTCAGATTTTAGATTGCTGATATCAAGAACATCCCCTTAATACTTTTTCAAGATTCTCCCTCTAATTGACAATATCATCTCATTCTACCTCCACAAACCATCATTTTCAGGGTCGTGTCTAGTAATAGGTTCCAGATAATAAGTccaggatttttaaaaaaaaaaagataaacacaAACTGCTACTCTACGGTGTGAAGTTGAAGATGACTTCaaagttttgtttgaaattgcaagctggttttatttttaaatattttttttattttaaaatagtaaaataatatttttttgaatttatttttaatttgaaatcataaaaagggtatttgatatatatatatatacctggCTGATGTCGAAAAGAATATTCTTAGGAGCCCACTTGAAAAAGCCTAGGTCCTAGAGAAGTTCCCATGCTGAATAATTGTGATCAAATAATAATTGGTTGAAGACTTTTTCGGGGATTTAAGAGAATATTATTTGATATCGGAATTAGAATTTGACTGGGatcagatttgatttttttataaccttgtaaaaaaatataaaaatgctaGGAAGTCAAAAgttcaaaatataatagaaatataatttttaaaatattgaggggTTGATAAATTgaatgacattaaaaaaaaaattgaaactacTAAGAACAATCATGTTTAACCCTTGAGATTTTCAATTTAGAGCATGAACCCGTGACAATaccatgaaatttaaattgaaacaaattagaaaccttaattcaaattaaacaaatattggAGGCTTGAAATGGTaaaaacattcaataaaaatatttgaacaagTTGCTCGAGCATACCTAGAATGGGGGCTCGCACTATGATGCGACTtggactatttaaaaaaaaaaaaaaaaaataagacttaGGTAATTGACTTAGCTAGATCTATTAAGCTAAGTTGATTTAAtagtatgattaaaaaaataacaatgaatgataaaataaaaaaaaaatacaagataacgcatgtcatttttaaaattagtaaaaagtcatatagaaacaaaaaaaataaagcccaATATCCAAATgaattaaatgttgaaagattaataaaaaaaaacatgatcttaaaaaaagaagaaaaaaaaaacaaatgttcttTTACATCACGCTACACTGCgagctaaatatttttttaaaccttaaaaaaatgttaaaatgaatAGAGATGATAACATactaaatgatatattttaaaaataaataatgagcaatttaatttaatttaatgaccaaatctcaaatgaaaaaaaaaataatgaaggatgaaattgaaaaaaaaattctattctataaattaatttaaattttaaaaaatcaattaaaataacatggaCTATATTTTCATATGATTCCCATGTTGTGTTTGGTGACCTAAGGATTTCTTGATAgggtttttatgatttaaaaataatgattgctTTCTAACTGGTAAATctgtaagaaaaacaaaattaaagggtTGTTGTGAAATGTTGCAAAGGaaggcaaaaaaaaaccaatgaataaagagaaaagaaaaaaaaaaagaaattcaatcgCCGTCAAACCTCTTATAATTAAccgtttttataaattaaaataaatcaaaaaaaactagtttttcatCTCTGTAAGCCACCACACGTGCCGTCTAAAAATAGTAAGGAGACTCATTTGTTGGTGTGTTCCATGAACacataatttactttttattttttttattaattaaattactaaatgGCCCTATGACCATACGagtattgcaaaaaaaaaaaaaaaaaaaaaattgtgaaatctCAAGCATGCCTCCAAAGCAAAGcctaacattgttttttattccaaGGGCATCAGAATAGTTACACTGTGCATTGTTAGTGAACATTCATATAAAGCCCTTGGATCAAaggtttgtttttgcttttaaaggtaACCAAGTAATTGTACCGCtgcaaaaacaatatgaaaaaagtAATACCTCCgaacaaatttaaaatgacaATTGAACATAGCAAAAATACCATTTTACCCCTGAAAGAATGGcctgagaattttttttaaaaggcaaaAATGCAAATTCATTGATATAATCTACAGTAAATTAAGGCATCtatacaatatttttctcaCATCAAACAGGTTTTGTCAATAGTTATGACTAGTCCATGACCCGCAATACGCAAcaggctggaaaaaaaaatcctagcactaaaaaatataaacataaagaGACAACAAACAAGTTCTTAAAAAGTAAGAAGTTGAGATTTAGGTCATGAACCCGGCTGGATGGAGGAAGCTTGTCTTACCCCACAATATGATATACAtcgaacaaaaaaacaaaaaagaaatggattcGGAGATGGGCCAGTACTGGGTCTATGGATGGGCCCTGGGCCTGCCTTACCCATCATTATGTTTCGGTACAAGAGACAAGGAAAGCCCCATCAAATTTACCAACCTAGGACTTAGTGGATTGTCTGTCTCATCTAGGCATTCCATGTCTCTGAAGAAACAACCCATCCTTGGATCCGATCCCAAGAGCGAGGCACAACCTCTAAGGTGGCTCAAACGGTCCAGCAAGCACAAACCCTCGAGAGACCCAATCTATCTAAACACTCCAATAACCTTCTATTGGGCTCGAGACCCTCTCTCGGACCATAAGGCCTCGTGTATGGGCTTGCACATCCCGACCTCGGAGAAGCAATTTGTCTTTGTGgcatttatgtattttaaagcTATTAGCCTTCGAATGGGCTTGGGATCAAGAGGCCCGATTTATCCAAACACCACAACATCCTCTTTATAGGCTCAAGATCCAGCGGGGGTTTGCATAAAGTTTTGTTGCTGTCTTGAAATATAATGACCAGGGACAAATTAAAGAGAGGGGGTAGAACCGGAAAAGCAGTGATGATAAATTTGTGTTCAGATAGcgtagaaaagataaaaacaagacGAGGTAAAAAACtcataacaatattttttcagcgaaatcatgttaaaaaagattaacaatcatcataaaaaagataattttccaaaataatataattaaattacaatttattcgataatgaatttattatttgaaacatatttaataataaaataacatatcgACAAGATAAATTAATGCTTTACTCCCATGCTaccatttcttttaatattgcgCTTGcagaaaaaatattagaaatataaatGCGAtgtatattatttgaaatatatttaataataatgaaattatgCAAACGTGATACATGAATTATTATGCAAACGcgatatatatcttttttcaagatgtatgaatattattttgttaagaaCTAGATAATATGTTTAATAGTTCACTGTTAAG
Coding sequences within it:
- the LOC118059215 gene encoding glycoprotein 3-alpha-L-fucosyltransferase A isoform X2 is translated as MGVLTNLRGSRAATASQEGLPVSDGSPSNSTQVSIFKMKWSNFLPIFVALVVIAEIAFLGRLDMAKNADLVDSWADSFLYRSTISADMVESGDFGLETVNMDKTNGVSESDSCEEWLEKEDAVVYSRDFDKDPVLVAGGEKEWNTCGVECQFGFNPSKKPDAGFGLPQQGGTASVLRSMESASYYAENNIGHARRGYDVVMTTSLSSDVPVGYFSWAEYDIMAPVQPKTEKALAAAFISNCGARNFRLQALDGLERSNINIDSYGNCHRNHDGRVDKVKTLKRYKFSLAFENSNEEDYVTEKFFQSLVAGTIPVVVGAPNIQDFAPAPNSILHIKELEDVDSIAKTMKYLGENPDAYNQSLRWKYEGPSDSFKALVDMAAVHSSCRLCIHLATMIREKEENSPGFKRRPCRCTKGLETVYHLYVRERGRFEMESIFLRSGNLTVSALEAAVLKKFKSLKHVPIWKQERPESIRGGDDFKVYRVYPVGMTQRQALYSYKFNTDDDFKNHLEVNPCAKFEVIFV
- the LOC118059215 gene encoding glycoprotein 3-alpha-L-fucosyltransferase A isoform X1 → MGVLTNLRGSRAATASQEGLPVSDGSPSNSTQVSIFKMKWSNFLPIFVALVVIAEIAFLGRLDMAKNADLVDSWADSFLYRSTISADMVESGDFGLETVNMDKTNGVSESDSCEEWLEKEDAVVYSRDFDKDPVLVAGGEKEWNTCGVECQFGFNPSKKPDAGFGLPQQGGTASVLRSMESASYYAENNIGHARRRGYDVVMTTSLSSDVPVGYFSWAEYDIMAPVQPKTEKALAAAFISNCGARNFRLQALDGLERSNINIDSYGNCHRNHDGRVDKVKTLKRYKFSLAFENSNEEDYVTEKFFQSLVAGTIPVVVGAPNIQDFAPAPNSILHIKELEDVDSIAKTMKYLGENPDAYNQSLRWKYEGPSDSFKALVDMAAVHSSCRLCIHLATMIREKEENSPGFKRRPCRCTKGLETVYHLYVRERGRFEMESIFLRSGNLTVSALEAAVLKKFKSLKHVPIWKQERPESIRGGDDFKVYRVYPVGMTQRQALYSYKFNTDDDFKNHLEVNPCAKFEVIFV